The sequence TTCGAGAGCTCGGCGTCCATCGAGACGATGAGCGAGACGGACGCGCCCTGCTGCACGAAGTTGGCCTGCGCGTTCAGGGCCTGGAGCTGCGAGAGGGCGATGAATTCGGGGAACTCGTCCTTGGGCACGTGCACCGAGAACTTGCCCGTGGCGGCGTCGTACGAGGGAATGTCGTCGAGGTCGCTCAGCGCGATGAGGCCGCCGAGGTTCTTTCCGAGGATGCCCGAGAGACCCTGCTGGCCGCGATCCCGGACGATCTCGACGGTGTAGCTCGTGACGGGGCTCGTCTCGAACGTGGCCACGAGATTGTAGCCCACGATGCGCGACGGGCCCGACGCGGGGTCGCCCGCGGGATCGACGAAGAACTTGGAGCCGTCCTTGACCTGGATCGTGAAGCGGATGTCGTTGCCGACGTCCTCGACCCACGCGGCCGCGAGATCGAAGCCGTCGCGGGCGGCGTTCACCCACGAGCGCTCGCAGGCGATGGTCGCGGATCCGGATCCGGTCTGGCACGTCGCGGTGAGCGTGTCGCCGAGAACGTCCGTGCCGATGCGGACCTCGCCGCCCACGCCGACGTTGATGACGTCGATGGCCTCCGCGCTCGCGCCCTGGTCGTCCTCCACGACGAGGCGCGCGGTGTATCGCCCGTTCGCGGCGTAGGTGTGCGCCGCGGAGGAGGGCGGCCCGCCCGCGCCGCCCGAGGGCGCGGTCCCGTCGCCGAAGTCGAGCGACCACGACGCGATGAAGCCGTCGGCGTCCGCGGCCGCAAGCGCGAAGTTGACCGCGAGCGGCGCCTCGCCGGACTCGACGTCCGCGCTGAGGCTCGCGGTCGGAGCCGCGTTGCCGGCGCTCCCGAAGCGATGCACGTTGCCCTTGAAGGCGTAGACCGTGGGGGCGATCGTGGCGCCGTTCGTCGGGTCGGTGATCGTGATGTCGGGGACCCCAGGGGGTTCCTCGCCCGTCGCCTTGAGCCAGTGGTTCACCTTCGAGCCGCCGGCCTCGTGGTCGAGGATCTTGATGTCGAGCCTGTCGCCGTCGGGGTTGCCGCGCGGCTTGCGGTAGTCCGAGTCCGAGTGGTCGGGATAGCCGTCGCCGTTGCGGCCGAGCGCGGGAATGCCCGTGTAGTGGTCGCGCAGGCGCGTCCAGCTCACGCGGCCCCCGAGGCGGTCGCAGGGCGTGTTCGCGCGATCGAGCTCCGTGCCCTTCCATCGGCCGTTCGTCTCGGTGCCGTAGAAGTAGATGGCGTTGTACATCACGGAGATGTCCCAGTTGCCGTTCGCGTTGTTCGGGGGGGCATCGACGCCGACCCAGCAACCGTCGTCCGTGAGGAGGTCTGTGTCATAGAGGTCGTCGAGACCGAAGGCATAGTGGCCGAGCTCGTGGACGAACGTCGCGGCGACGTCGAGGTCGCCCTTCCAGAAGTTGTCGCCCATGCGCAGCCAACCGGCGCGGCCGACGTAGAAGCCCGTGCATTCGTCGTCGATCACCGGCGGGTTGCCGCCCCACGTATGGCTGTCGAACGGCGGCGCGGTCTCGATGATGAAGTCGGCGATCGTGTGCTGGACGTTGTGCCCTTCGACGTTCTGGCTGTTGGCGCAGATGCCGGGGCCGGAGTTCTGGTTGACCGGGTAGTTGAGAAGCGTGTCGGTGATGAGGACCTTGCCCAGACGAACGTAGCCGTCGGTCATGTCCCAGACGCGCTCGGCCATGACGTCGATGCCCTTCGCGAGATCGACGAGGCTCTGGTCGCCCGGAACGTTGTCGGGAAGGCTCTGCGTGTCGATCTGGACGAGGGCGTTGATCTCGTACACGCCGTCGGAGAAGTCGGACTTCCACGCGTTGCCCATCGGGAAGCTCTGCACGGGCGACACCTGGCCGCTCTGGACGTCGCGGACGCGGAAATAGACGGCCTTGCCCGGGACGACGTCGGTCCGCTTCACGTCGAAGACCGCCATCTGGGCGGAATCCACGACGTTCCCGAGGGGCCGCACGACATTCGTGAGCGACGTCGGCGCATAGCCCCACTCGACGATGCCGGCGATGGGCGCGTCCGTGTCCCACACGAACACGAGGCGGTAGCCCGTCTTCGTCGTGAAGCCGTCGACGACGTTCCAGAAGCTCGAGGCCGCAACGGTCGACGCGTGGCCATGATCCGCTTCGTTGCCGTGCGCGCGCGCGGCGGGGGCGCCCGCGACGAGCGCGAACGGAACGAGCAGGGCGGGGACGACCAGCGTCCACGCGACCAGGATACCGAGCGCCTTCCCTGAAACCCACGTCGATCGAGCGACCGTCATGACCGAGCCTCCCCAAGGTCGAGACTGACGCTCGACAAGACGCGAGCGACGCGCGCAGCCGCCGTCCGGGGGAACGGCGCCCCGCCTCAGCCTCCGCGCCCTGCTACACCATGCCATTCCATGAACCTATGGGCCCCCTCGGTCCGGCGCATACGCTGTCCAGAACCGGGGTGACAAAAAGCGGCCTCGTCAGTTCGTCACGCCTGCGGGAACGACCTCGAGCGCGCGGACGCGAAGGCGCGGCGACCCCGACGGCCCGCGGTGGACCTCGGCGATGCGGCGATAGTCCCCGAGGAACGATAGAAGCGCCCGGGCGGTCTCGGGATCGAGCCGGCCTTCCTCGCCGGCGATGCGTCCTTCGACGCCGAGGAGCACGAACTCCATGCCGTTCGCGAACGCCGTCAGGTACTCCTCGGCCGATTGCGCCACGGGATCACCGGAGACCGGGAGGTCGCGAACGGAAAAGAAGGGTTCTCCGTCACCCGCCCCGCGACCCCGCGGGCGTCACCCGGAGGGCAGGCCCGGGGTTGTCACGCACCGCGACAAGGTGCAACATCACCCGGAGACCTCGCGCCCGATGGCGGCGCGAAGCTCGTCGTCGCTCTTGCCCGCCGGGTCGACGCCGAGCGCGCGCGCCGCGGCCTCGAGCCGCGCGCGCTCGCGCGCCTCGCCCTCGAGGACCTCCACCATCTTGCGCTCGCGCTCCCGCTCGAAGTCCGCGAGGCTCTCGCGCTCCTTCTCCTCTGCGGTCTTCATCTCGCTCTCGATCTCGCGCCGCGCGGCCGCGATGCGCGCCTGGAACCGGCCGATCGAGCGCGCGATGTCCGGAATCTTGTCCGCGCCGAAAAGCAGCACGAAAAGCAGGAGGATGAGCACGAGCTCCTCGGGTCCGAGCCCGAGGATCGCGAGCGTCACCGCCAGAAGAACACCTCGACTTCTTCCCCGGCGTCCACGAGGTCGCGGTTGTCGGGGATGCCGATCCAGCCTTCGGACGCCGCGACGCTCGTGATGGCCCCGGACTCCTTGAACGTCGAATAGGCCTTCCCCTCGCGGATCGCGACGGGCAGGATCTGGTAGCGCCCGAGATTGGAGGCGACGCGTTCGCCGAGCGGCACCCGGGCGCTCCGGGGCGTCCACGTCGGCAGGCGCGCGAGGCGGCGCACGGCGGGGA is a genomic window of Candidatus Thermoplasmatota archaeon containing:
- a CDS encoding twin-arginine translocase TatA/TatE family subunit produces the protein MTLAILGLGPEELVLILLLFVLLFGADKIPDIARSIGRFQARIAAARREIESEMKTAEEKERESLADFERERERKMVEVLEGEARERARLEAAARALGVDPAGKSDDELRAAIGREVSG